Proteins from a single region of Oncorhynchus tshawytscha isolate Ot180627B linkage group LG03, Otsh_v2.0, whole genome shotgun sequence:
- the LOC112227648 gene encoding xylose isomerase-like, with protein MDIRNTTMIMKTVIEQGGLQPGGLNFNAKVRRESTDLEDLFIAHIGAMDAFACGLRNAVRIIEEGVMTSMVKERYMSFSHGIGQKVEDGSASLEELEDFVKQNEQPKVTSGEI; from the exons ATGGACATCAGGAACACCACCATGATCATGAAG ACTGTGATAGAGCAGGGTGGTCTGCAGCCGGGGGGTCTGAACTTCAATGCTAAGGTGCGTAGGGAGTCCACAGACCTGGAGGACCTGTTCATAGCCCACATCGGAGCCATGGACGCCTTCGCATGCGGCCTGAGGAATGCGGTCAGGATCATAGAGGAAGGAGttatgaccagcatggtcaag GAGCGCTACATGAGCTTCAGCCATGGGATTGGTCAGAAAGTAGAGGATGGCAGCGCCTCATTGGAGGAGCTAGAG GACTTTGTCAAGCAAAATGAGCAGCCCAAAGTCACATCAGGAGAAATTTGA
- the rnf144b gene encoding E3 ubiquitin-protein ligase RNF144B: MANNSSPDQGQSQGQGPIANSSSSAQPLGHAGAVVASSTQPDLVVYCKLCLSEHPSAATSTLHTCDCVFCTPCLQQYVQLAIREGGGSPVTCPDMACLRTGVLLHSEIACFASADQVELYQRLEFERGVQLDPSRAWCPVLECQAVCSVGPSSEGQPTSVPCLACHTVFCSGCRGPWQDGHACPEHQPMTSSASESSLHAGGRSCSDSDLPIKQCPMCGVYIERNQGCAQMLCKSCKHTFCWYCLQNLDGDIFLRHYDKGPCRNKLGHSRASVMWNRTQVVGILVGVSVIVLVASPLLLLASPCVLCCLCKPCRGKKKRRKKKELTQTDIQPELSPTKS, translated from the exons ATGGCCAACAACAGCAGTCCAGACCAGGGCCAGAGCCAGGGTCAGGGCCCCATAGCCAACAGCAGCTCATCAGCTCAGCCTCTGGGCCATGCCGGGGCTGTAGTGGCCTCGTCCACCCAGCCTGATTTGGTGGTGTACTGCAAGCTGTGCCTTAGTGAGCACCCCTCAGCAGCAACCAGCACGCTGCACACCTGTGACTGTGTCTTCTGTACCCCG TGTCTGCAGCAGTATGTTCAGCTGGCCATCCGGGAGGGTGGGGGCAGCCCGGTCACATGTCCAGACATGGCTTGTCTGAGGACAGGAGTCCTACTCCACTCAGAG ATAGCCTGTTTTGCTTCTGCGGATCAGGTTGAGCTGTACCAGCGGCTGGagtttgaacgag GGGTGCAGCTGGACCCTAGTAGAGCATGGTGCCCGGTGCTGGAGTGCCAGGCTGTCTGCAGCGTCGGGCCCAGCTCAGAGGGCCAGCCTACGTCCGTTCCCTGTCTAGCCTGCCACACCGTCTTCTGCTCTGGCTGTAGAGGGCCCTGGCAGGACGGGCACGCCTGCCCCGAGCACCAGCCTATGACATCATCTGCCTCAGAgagcag CCTTCATGCTGGGGGCCGGTCATGCAGTGACTCTGATCTGCCCATCAAGCAGTGCCCCATGTGTGGTGTGTACATCGAGAGGAACCAAGGCTGTGCCCAGATGCTGTGTAAGAGCTGCAAACACACCTTCTGTTGGTACTGTCTGCAAAACCTGGAT GGTGATATATTTCTGAGGCACTATGATAAGGGGCCATGCAGGAACAAGCTGGGCCACTCCCGAGCCTCCGTCATGTGGAACAGAACACAG GTGGTGGGCATCCTGGTTGGTGTCAGTGTCATCGTGCTggtggcctctcctctcctccttctggcttcaCCCTGCGTCCTGTGCTGCCTGTGCAAGCCCTGCCGAGGcaaaaagaagaggaggaagaagaaagagctcacacagacagacatacagccaGAACTCAGTCCCACCAAGTCATAA
- the LOC112227659 gene encoding uncharacterized protein LOC112227659 isoform X1 gives MLPCNEKREILPERSLQLRLHALSKSMSCCAVERLCVYLLSSRTITEYESQVIWSQRTDMEKAAKLLQVVLKKGRNACLLFFDSLEKCCQCPPQFERVTSLPERRRTNTAPTYVINISHSNLSNCIIGDGNFQGVTMCIQQPQSMGSEDARHETMGGNVTSDHQRAVQACPDPELERSVQVYGSQLQYVIIGDNNNLQAEDTPEEEDGEEEELINKSN, from the exons ATGTTACCATGTAACGAAAAACGCGAGATTTTACCTG AAAGGAGCTTGCAACTTCGTTTACACGCTCTTAGCAAATCTATGTCATGCTGTGCAGTGGAAAGGCTGTGCGTGTACTTGTTGAGCTCCAGGACCATCACAGAGTATGAGAGCCAGGTGATCTGGTCCCAGAGAACAGACATGGAGAAGGCTGCCAAACTGCTCCAGGTGGTGCTGAAGAAGGGTCGCAACGCCTGTCTGCTCTTTTTCGACTCACTAGAAAAGTGTTGCCAGTGCCCACCACAGTTCGAAAGAGTCACCAGCCTCCCAG agaggaggaggaccaaCACTGCCCCAACTTACGTCATCAACATCAGCCATTCCAATTTGAGTAACTGCATCATTGGAGATGGCAACTTTCAAGGTGTGACAATGTGTATACAACAACCTCAGAGCATGGGTTCAGAGGATGCTAGGCATG AGACAATGGGAGGCAACGTCACCAGTGATCACCAGAGAGCAGTACAGGCCTGTCCAGATCCAGAGCTAGAGAGGAGTGTCCAGGTCTATGGGTCCCAACTGCAGTATGTCATCATCGGGGACAACAACAACCTGCAGGCTGAAGACACACCGGAAGAGGAAGACGGGGAAGAAGAAGAACTCATTAATAAAAGTAACTGA
- the LOC112227598 gene encoding squalene monooxygenase yields the protein MWTFLGIASFTYIYKKCDAVLEYAHKEIILAAVVFLAVGMLLSYVRYHGHTFKVPQILQLPLELLLSLPVINTFIPKPSAVRHRSGESASKKGGGRRKRVCSSAMESPPAAGDSPASQEPDVIIVGAGVLGSAMAAVLARDGRRVTVIERDLKEPDRIVGELLQPGGYRALRELGMEGSVEGLDAHVVNGYVIHDIESSTEVEIPYPQADSSIQCGRAFHHGRFIMGLRRAAVAEPNVTLIEGTVSSLEEEDGCVTGVQYRDKETGDTKEVHAAVTVVADGCFSKFRKSLVAGKAQTSSHFVGCIMKNSPQFKPHHAELVLANPSPVLIYQISSSDTRVLVDIRGEMPRNLTEYMAEKIHPQLPEHLKEPFMVALQNDRLRSMPASFLPPSPVNKPGVLLLGDAYNMRHPLTGGGMSVALNDVLIWRSLMKNIPDLYDNTAMLQAKKKFHWERKSSHSFVVNVLAQALYELFAATDNSLHQLRKACFLYFKLGGECVNGPIGLLSVLTPSPMTLIGHFFAVALYAIYYSFKSESWFTKPRALFTSGAILYRACTVMFPLIYSEFKYLVY from the exons ATGTGGACTTTTCTTGGAATTGCAAGTTTCACCTACATTTATAAGAAATGCGACGCAGTTTTGGAGTATGCTCACAAAGAGATAATCCTGGCGGCTGTAGTGTTCTTGGCAGTGGGGATGCTGCTATCCTATGTCAGGTACCACGGACATACATTCAAGGTACCCCAAATTCTACAATTACCGCTGGAACTTTTATTATCCCTACCGGTCATCAATACATTTATACCGAAACCCTCAGCTGTCAGGCACAGGAGTGGAGAGAGCGCTTCAAAGAAG GGAGGTGGCAGGAGGAAAAGAGTGTGTTCCTCAGCCATGGAGAGCCCCCCAGCAGCAGGGGACTCTCCTGCATCTCAGGAGCCGGATGTGATCATAGTAGGAGCGGGAGTCCTGGGGTCAGCCATGGCTGCAGTGCTGGCCCGGGACGGCCGGAGGGTCACTGTGATAGAGAGGGACCTGAAGGAGCCTGATAGGATAGTGGGAGAGCTGCTGCAGCCTGGTGGATACAGAGCCCTGCGAGAACTGGGAATGGAGG GTTCAGTGGAGGGGCTGGATGCCCACGTGGTGAACGGCTATGTGATTCATGACATCGAGAGCAGCACAGAGGTGGAGATCCCATATCCCCAGGCAGACAGCAGTATCCAGTGTGGCAGGGCCTTTCACCACGGACGCTTTATCATGGGCCTGCGCAGAGCTGCCGTCGCTGAGCCAAA TGTTACGCTCATAGAAGGCACCGTGTCCAGCCTGGAGGAAGAGGATGGCTGTGTGACAGGAGTGCAGTACAGGGAcaaggagacaggagacacaaag GAGGTCCATGCAGCAGTAACTGTAGTAGCTGACGGCTGTTTCTCAAAGTTCAGGAAGAGCCTGGTAGCTGGGAAggcccagacctcctctcacttTGTTGGATGTATCATGAAG AACTCTCCCCAGTTCAAGCCCCACCATGCTGAGCTGGTCCTGGCCAACCCCAGCCCTGTCCTCATCTACCAGATCTCCTCCTCAGACACCAGGGTGCTGGTGGACATCAGGGGAGAGATGCCCAGGAACCTCACCGAGTACATGGCTGAGAAAATACACCCACAACTACCAG AACACCTAAAGGAGCCGTTCATGGTGGCTCTGCAGAATGACCGGCTGAGGTCTATGCCAGCAAGCTTCCTGCCTCCGTCCCCAGTCAACAAGCCAG GTGTGCTCCTGCTGGGTGACGCCTACAACATGAGACACCCTCTGACCGGAGGAGGGATGAGTGTGGCCCTCAACGACGTCCTGATCTGGAGGAGCCTGATGAAGAACATCCCTGACCTGTACGACAACACAGCCATGCTCCAG GCAAAGAAAAAATTCCACTGGGAACGCAAGTCATCACATTCCTTTGTGGTGAATGTGTTGGCTCAAGCCCTGTACGAGTTGTTTGCTGCAACAGACA ATTCTCTCCACCAGCTGAGAAAGGCATGCTTCCTTTACTTCAAGCTGGGGGGGGAGTGTGTCAACGGCCCCATTGGTCTTCTCTCAGT GTTGACGCCCAGTCCGATGACTCTGATTGGACACTTCTTTGCCGTGGCCTTGTACGCCATCTACTACAGCTTCAAGTCTGAGTCGTGGTTCACCAAACCCAGAGCCTTATTCACAAGTGGAGCTATCCTGTACCGCGCCTGTACCGTCATGTTTCCCCTCATCTACTCTGAGTTCAAGTACCTGGTGTACTGA
- the LOC112227659 gene encoding uncharacterized protein LOC112227659 isoform X2: MLPCNEKREILPVERLCVYLLSSRTITEYESQVIWSQRTDMEKAAKLLQVVLKKGRNACLLFFDSLEKCCQCPPQFERVTSLPERRRTNTAPTYVINISHSNLSNCIIGDGNFQGVTMCIQQPQSMGSEDARHETMGGNVTSDHQRAVQACPDPELERSVQVYGSQLQYVIIGDNNNLQAEDTPEEEDGEEEELINKSN; this comes from the exons ATGTTACCATGTAACGAAAAACGCGAGATTTTACCTG TGGAAAGGCTGTGCGTGTACTTGTTGAGCTCCAGGACCATCACAGAGTATGAGAGCCAGGTGATCTGGTCCCAGAGAACAGACATGGAGAAGGCTGCCAAACTGCTCCAGGTGGTGCTGAAGAAGGGTCGCAACGCCTGTCTGCTCTTTTTCGACTCACTAGAAAAGTGTTGCCAGTGCCCACCACAGTTCGAAAGAGTCACCAGCCTCCCAG agaggaggaggaccaaCACTGCCCCAACTTACGTCATCAACATCAGCCATTCCAATTTGAGTAACTGCATCATTGGAGATGGCAACTTTCAAGGTGTGACAATGTGTATACAACAACCTCAGAGCATGGGTTCAGAGGATGCTAGGCATG AGACAATGGGAGGCAACGTCACCAGTGATCACCAGAGAGCAGTACAGGCCTGTCCAGATCCAGAGCTAGAGAGGAGTGTCCAGGTCTATGGGTCCCAACTGCAGTATGTCATCATCGGGGACAACAACAACCTGCAGGCTGAAGACACACCGGAAGAGGAAGACGGGGAAGAAGAAGAACTCATTAATAAAAGTAACTGA
- the LOC112227659 gene encoding uncharacterized protein LOC112227659 isoform X3, whose product MSCCAVERLCVYLLSSRTITEYESQVIWSQRTDMEKAAKLLQVVLKKGRNACLLFFDSLEKCCQCPPQFERVTSLPERRRTNTAPTYVINISHSNLSNCIIGDGNFQGVTMCIQQPQSMGSEDARHETMGGNVTSDHQRAVQACPDPELERSVQVYGSQLQYVIIGDNNNLQAEDTPEEEDGEEEELINKSN is encoded by the exons ATGTCATGCTGTGCAGTGGAAAGGCTGTGCGTGTACTTGTTGAGCTCCAGGACCATCACAGAGTATGAGAGCCAGGTGATCTGGTCCCAGAGAACAGACATGGAGAAGGCTGCCAAACTGCTCCAGGTGGTGCTGAAGAAGGGTCGCAACGCCTGTCTGCTCTTTTTCGACTCACTAGAAAAGTGTTGCCAGTGCCCACCACAGTTCGAAAGAGTCACCAGCCTCCCAG agaggaggaggaccaaCACTGCCCCAACTTACGTCATCAACATCAGCCATTCCAATTTGAGTAACTGCATCATTGGAGATGGCAACTTTCAAGGTGTGACAATGTGTATACAACAACCTCAGAGCATGGGTTCAGAGGATGCTAGGCATG AGACAATGGGAGGCAACGTCACCAGTGATCACCAGAGAGCAGTACAGGCCTGTCCAGATCCAGAGCTAGAGAGGAGTGTCCAGGTCTATGGGTCCCAACTGCAGTATGTCATCATCGGGGACAACAACAACCTGCAGGCTGAAGACACACCGGAAGAGGAAGACGGGGAAGAAGAAGAACTCATTAATAAAAGTAACTGA